The following are encoded in a window of Flavobacterium sp. WC2421 genomic DNA:
- a CDS encoding low molecular weight protein-tyrosine-phosphatase, translated as MPVKILMVCLGNICRSPLAEGILASKLPKEKFTVDSAGTGSWHIGHAPDSRSIAIAKKYKLDISKQKGRQFNTSDFETYDYIYVMDKSNYDDVIELSKTQEQKNKVQIILNELYPNENVDVPDPYFGMPNGFDIVYNMLNEVCEIIATKIKETHP; from the coding sequence ATGCCCGTAAAAATTTTAATGGTTTGTTTGGGCAATATTTGTCGATCACCGTTGGCAGAAGGTATCTTAGCTTCTAAACTTCCAAAAGAAAAATTTACAGTAGATTCTGCAGGAACTGGTTCTTGGCATATTGGCCACGCTCCAGATTCTCGCTCCATTGCTATAGCAAAAAAGTACAAACTAGATATTTCAAAACAAAAAGGAAGACAATTCAATACTTCTGATTTTGAAACTTATGATTACATCTATGTCATGGACAAATCCAATTATGACGATGTAATCGAATTATCTAAAACTCAAGAACAAAAGAATAAAGTACAAATCATTTTGAACGAATTGTACCCCAACGAAAATGTAGATGTACCTGATCCTTATTTTGGTATGCCCAATGGATTTGACATCGTTTACAATATGCTAAATGAAGTTTGCGAAATTATAGCTACAAAAATTAAAGAGACCCACCCATAA
- a CDS encoding SAM-dependent methyltransferase: MKPNTLLGKLYLIPTTMGDCDPMDVLPQTVKRTIDFIDYYIVENDKTARKSIKEVNPEKKQSDLVLFTLNKRTEVKEHLDFIKPLLEGKNMGLMSEAGCPGVADPGAVIVKLAHEKGIQVVPLVGPSSILLAMMASGMNGQSFTFHGYLPIEKDEKRASFKTLERISFEKNQSQIFIETPYRNNKLLEDLLLTLHPETHLCIATDITLPTEYIKTKKIAAWKKETIDLHKRPTIFIIHKM, from the coding sequence ATGAAACCAAATACTTTACTAGGAAAACTCTATTTAATCCCAACTACAATGGGGGATTGCGACCCAATGGATGTTTTGCCTCAAACTGTTAAAAGGACCATCGATTTTATTGACTATTATATTGTAGAGAACGACAAAACAGCTCGAAAATCGATTAAAGAAGTTAATCCCGAAAAAAAACAATCGGACTTAGTTTTGTTTACTCTAAACAAACGCACTGAAGTAAAAGAACATCTTGATTTTATCAAACCATTACTAGAAGGTAAAAACATGGGATTAATGAGTGAGGCCGGTTGCCCTGGTGTTGCTGATCCTGGTGCTGTTATCGTAAAACTAGCACATGAAAAAGGAATTCAAGTAGTTCCCTTAGTTGGCCCCTCTTCTATTTTATTAGCCATGATGGCTTCAGGAATGAATGGTCAAAGCTTTACCTTTCACGGGTATTTACCTATTGAAAAAGACGAGAAACGAGCCAGTTTTAAAACTTTAGAACGAATTTCTTTCGAAAAAAATCAATCCCAAATATTTATTGAAACCCCTTATCGCAACAATAAATTACTCGAAGATTTATTACTGACCTTGCATCCTGAAACACACTTATGTATCGCTACAGACATTACATTACCAACAGAATACATCAAGACTAAGAAAATTGCGGCTTGGAAAAAAGAAACGATTGATTTACATAAACGACCTACTATTTTTATTATTCATAAAATGTAA
- a CDS encoding DUF4440 domain-containing protein — MKNKILKGGLMLVTMSLLIACNQKKEAPMAVIDKDAIKTEIQSMEDAFATNFNARSTDNIMYYADDAISFSNEKKPLEGKAAIQASIKEDLKTFPKGAKINFETKEVHVSNDANQVVEIGGYEVKDSTDAKIMSGNFISLFEKKDGKYICIRDMGNSDMPKPKK; from the coding sequence ATGAAAAACAAGATTTTAAAAGGAGGATTAATGTTGGTTACTATGTCTTTACTGATAGCCTGTAATCAAAAAAAAGAGGCACCCATGGCCGTAATTGACAAAGACGCAATCAAAACCGAAATTCAGTCGATGGAAGATGCATTTGCAACTAACTTTAATGCGAGAAGCACCGATAACATCATGTATTACGCTGATGATGCCATCAGTTTTTCAAATGAAAAAAAACCTTTAGAAGGGAAAGCTGCCATTCAAGCTTCAATAAAAGAGGATTTAAAAACTTTTCCAAAAGGAGCCAAAATCAATTTTGAAACTAAAGAAGTTCATGTTTCAAATGATGCCAATCAAGTGGTAGAAATTGGCGGCTATGAGGTCAAAGATTCCACTGATGCAAAAATCATGAGCGGCAACTTCATCAGCCTATTTGAAAAAAAAGACGGCAAATACATTTGTATTCGAGACATGGGAAACTCTGATATGCCTAAACCAAAAAAATAA
- the dnaA gene encoding chromosomal replication initiator protein DnaA has product MNKTAQSVWENCLSFIKDNIQDQAFKTWFEPIKSVELTDNALYIQVPSKFFYEWLEEHYVKLLKVALTKELGKNAKLLYKIKMENTYGNKQPFTEQLPSANRAPMKPQNVDAPFKNLDPELKNPFVIPGIRNLKIESQLNANYSFDNFLEGDSNRLARSAGMAVANKPGGTSFNPLLIFGGVGLGKTHLAHAIGVEIKDKYPDKTVLYISAEIFTQQYIDSVKKNNRNDFIHFYQLIDVLIIDDVQFLSGKSGTQDVFFHIFNYLHQNGKQVILTSDKAPVDMQDIEQRLLSRFKWGLSAELHQPDYETRISILKNILYRDGVEIPEEIIEYVARNIKSNVRELEGAIISLIAQSSFNKKEVTIELAKSVVEKFVKNVKREISIDYIQKIVSDYFQLDLETLQSKTRKRHVVQARQLAMFFAKKFTKASLANIGSQIGDRDHATVLHACKTVDNLVATDKQFKKFVEDIHKKLTL; this is encoded by the coding sequence ATGAACAAAACTGCTCAATCAGTATGGGAAAACTGTTTGTCTTTTATAAAAGACAACATTCAAGATCAAGCATTCAAAACTTGGTTTGAACCGATCAAATCAGTTGAACTTACCGATAACGCATTATATATTCAAGTTCCAAGTAAATTTTTCTACGAATGGTTAGAAGAACACTATGTGAAATTATTAAAAGTTGCCTTAACTAAGGAACTTGGTAAAAACGCAAAGTTACTTTATAAAATTAAGATGGAAAACACTTATGGTAATAAACAACCGTTTACGGAACAATTACCAAGTGCCAACCGGGCTCCAATGAAACCACAAAATGTTGACGCCCCTTTTAAAAACTTAGATCCTGAATTAAAAAATCCTTTTGTAATTCCAGGAATTAGAAATTTAAAAATTGAATCCCAACTTAATGCCAACTATAGTTTTGATAATTTCCTTGAAGGAGATTCTAATAGGCTAGCTCGCTCAGCGGGTATGGCTGTTGCCAATAAACCTGGAGGAACATCATTTAACCCGTTATTGATTTTTGGTGGCGTTGGACTTGGTAAAACACACTTAGCGCATGCTATAGGAGTTGAAATCAAAGACAAATACCCAGATAAAACTGTTTTATACATTTCAGCCGAAATATTCACTCAACAATACATTGATTCCGTTAAGAAAAATAATAGAAATGACTTCATTCACTTCTATCAATTGATCGATGTTTTAATTATTGATGATGTACAATTCCTTTCGGGTAAATCAGGAACACAAGATGTCTTTTTCCACATCTTCAACTATTTACACCAAAATGGAAAACAAGTAATTCTTACATCAGACAAAGCACCGGTTGATATGCAAGATATTGAGCAACGCTTATTATCTCGTTTCAAATGGGGATTGTCTGCTGAATTACACCAACCAGATTACGAAACTAGAATTTCAATCTTGAAAAACATTCTATATCGGGATGGTGTGGAGATTCCAGAAGAAATTATTGAATATGTAGCACGCAACATTAAATCAAATGTGCGTGAATTAGAAGGAGCAATTATTTCCTTAATTGCACAATCTTCTTTCAATAAAAAAGAGGTTACTATTGAATTAGCCAAAAGTGTGGTAGAGAAATTTGTGAAAAATGTAAAACGCGAAATTTCTATTGATTACATTCAAAAAATTGTTTCTGATTATTTCCAATTGGATTTAGAAACATTACAATCAAAAACTAGAAAAAGACACGTGGTACAGGCGAGACAACTGGCTATGTTTTTTGCTAAAAAATTCACTAAAGCGTCCTTAGCCAATATTGGTTCTCAAATTGGAGATCGTGATCACGCAACAGTATTACACGCTTGCAAAACAGTTGACAATCTTGTGGCAACCGATAAACAATTCAAAAAATTTGTTGAAGATATCCATAAAAAATTAACGTTATAA